A genomic window from Betta splendens chromosome 17, fBetSpl5.4, whole genome shotgun sequence includes:
- the LOC114845122 gene encoding C2 calcium-dependent domain-containing protein 4C-like, producing the protein MWLLEKLRSGTQSQSPQTTEAIPVSVYANVLTPEKIPDFFIPPKLICCPPDESLTPEAPRSSSLRPSSSDHAICSQSPKARSSKNPCSPRLFSRLGGDTRNLQKSANRHIIQIESADEPGAGSGAKAGEVNTNADPQSQTAMSLPYVPKAQTSYGFSTLMESPHTRRKESLFHSDPSSPLTSPNAQRRAQGGTLLAPADPNPYRYFSGGESDTCSSAESSPFNSPLLSRSASLIRSIAQETQAKVSRAKRSLARHSSLSTDECSSADNSPNMQRRRTRCPPSPAFRGCKSGAPRGAASDRLQREHTVNLHKGGTLRLSTHYDPEAARLRVRVLAAEALYDRQTDLKSINCCVALYLNPGKQQKQRSTIIKNSRNPVFNEDFFFDALPQAQVKSLAMKIKVVNKGTSLKRDVLLGEREVLLSELLAGL; encoded by the exons AtgtggctgctggagaagcTCCGTAGTGGGACGCAATCCCAGTCCCCACAAACCACTGAGGCCATTCCCGTCTCTGTTTACGCCAACGTCCTCACTCCAGAGAAGATCCCTGATTTCTTCATCCCCCCCAAACTTATCTGCTGTCCGCCAGACGAGTCCCTCACCCCCGAAGCCccgcgctcctcctccctgcgcccctcctcctccgaccaTGCCATCTGCAGCCAGAGCCCCAAAGCGCGGAGCAGCAAGAACCCCTGCAGCCCCCGCCTCTTCTCTCGCCTGGGAGGGGACACGCGCAATCTGCAGAAGTCAGCCAACCGGCACATCATCCAAATAGAGAGCGCTGACGAGCCGGGGGCTGGCTCTGGGGCCAAGGCCGGTGAAGTCAACACTAACGCGGACCCTCAGTCGCAGACCGCGATGTCGCTGCCCTACGTGCCCAAAGCGCAAACCTCCTACGGCTTCTCCACCCTGATGGAGTCTCCTCACACCCGCCGCAAGGAGAGCCTGTTCCACAGCGACCCCAGCAGCCCTCTCACCTCCCCGAACGCACAGAGGCGCGCCCAGGGGGGCACGCTCCTGGCCCCGGCGGACCCCAACCCGTACCGGTACTTCAGTGGCGGAGAGAGTGACACCTGCTCCTCGGCGGAGTCTTCCCCGTTTAACTCCCCTCTCCTGTCCCGCTCCGCCTCTCTCATACGCTCCATCGCCCAGGAGACGCAAGCCAAG GTGTCTCGTGCCAAACGCTCCCTGGCGCGCCACAGTTCCCTCTCCACTGATGAATGCAGCTCGGCAGACAACAGCCCCAACATGCAGCGGCGCCGCACgcgctgccccccctccccggcCTTCCGTGGATGCAAGAGTGGCGCCCCGAGGGGCGCAGCGTCCGATCGCCTGCAGCGCGAGCACACCGTCAACCTCCACAAGGGGGGGACGCTGAGACTCAGCACCCACTACGACCCGGAGGCGGCTCGGCTGAGGGTGCGCGTGCTCGCGGCCGAGGCCCTCTACGACAGGCAGACGGACCTTAAAAGCATCAACTGCTGCGTTGCACTGTACCTCAACCCCGgcaagcagcagaaacagaggagcACCATCATCAAGAATAGCAGGAACCCTGTATTCAACGAGGACTTCTTTTTTGACGCTCTGCCCCAGGCACAAGTGAAGAGTCTGGCCATGAAGATAAAGGTAGTGAACAAAGGAACCAGTCTGAAAAGAGATGTGCTCCTAGGAGAAAGGGAGGTGCTGCTCAGCGAGCTGCTCGCGGGCCTCTAG
- the fem1a gene encoding protein fem-1 homolog A has protein sequence MDITTAVFNAARDGKLKLIQKLLSNKSPEELEALAEEKTQGGTPLLIASRYGHLEVVVYLLEHCKANVELGGSVNFDGETIEGAPPLWAASAAGHLAVVKTLLRHGASVNNATLTNSTPLRAACFDGHLEIVRYLVEHRADMEVANRHGHTCLMISCYKGHREIAKFLLDRGADVNRKSVKGNTALHDCAESGSLDIMKMLLKCNARMERDGYGMTPLLAASVTGHTNIVEYLALQPRTSREERVDALELLGATFVDKKRDLLGAMRYWRRAMELRQPGDKAGSLAKPPPGPPIPAYGCAQEVGTAEELEALITDPDEMRMQALLVRERILGPSHPDTSYYIRYRGAVYADSGNFERCISLWKYALDMQQSNLDPLSPMTASSFLSFAELFSFVLQDRAKGTLSTHITFHDLMTVLGKSVREVERAVAQSDNPPEAPQFTKALSIILHLIFLLEKLECGPEQEHQKKHTVYRLLKLNPRGRSGFTPLHMAVDKETTSVGRYPVGRFPSQVVAALLLECGADIDARDCENNTPLHVAANNNCPEIMAILMKAGAHFDATNAQRKTAYELLDEQSSGHPAIYPLNYVTLQCLAARAIEKHRLPYRGLISEEMEAFIELH, from the coding sequence ATGGACATAACGACGGCGGTTTTCAACGCGGCCAGAGATGGTAAGCTGAAACTTATCCAGAAGTTGCTGAGCAACAAAAGtcccgaggagctggaggctttAGCCGAGGAGAAGACCCAGGGAGGCACGCCGCTGCTCATAGCCTCCCGGTACGGACACCTGGAGGTCGTGGTCTACCTCCTTGAGCACTGTAAAGCTAATGTCGAACTCGGGGGCTCGGTGAACTTTGACGGCGAGACCATCGAGGGCGCTCCGCCGCTGTGGGCGGCTTCGGCAGCCGGTCACTTGGCTGTAGTGAAGACGCTGCTGAGACACGGCGCCTCCGTCAACAACGCGACACTCACGAACTCGACGCCGCTGCGCGCCGCCTGCTTCGACGGCCACCTGGAGATCGTCCGCTACCTGGTGGAGCACAGGGCCGACATGGAGGTCGCCAACCGCCACGGCCACACCTGCCTCATGATCTCCTGCTACAAGGGCCACCGGGAGATCGCCAAGTTCCTGCTGGACCGCGGCGCGGACGTCAACCGCAAGAGCGTGAAGGGGAACACGGCCCTGCACGACTGCGCCGAGTCCGGCAGCCTGGACATCATGAAGATGCTGCTCAAGTGCAACGCTCGCATGGAGCGGGACGGCTACGGCATGACCCCGCTGCTCGCCGCCAGCGTGACGGGCCACACCAACATTGTGGAGTATCTGGCCCTTCAGCCTCGCACCTCCAGAGAGGAGCGGGTAGACGCGCTGGAACTGCTCGGGGCCACGTTTGTGGACAAGAAGCGGGATCTTTTGGGGGCCATGAGGTACTGGAGAAGGGCCATGGAGCTGAGGCAGCCGGGGGATAAAGCTGGGTCCCTGGCAAAGCCTCCCCCCGGCCCCCCCATCCCGGCCTACGGCTGTGCACAGGAGGTGGGCACtgcggaggagctggaggctctgATCACAGACCCCGATGAAATGAGGATGCAGGCGCTGTTGGTTCGAGAGCGCATCCTCGGACCGTCCCACCCAGACACGTCTTACTACATCCGCTACAGGGGCGCCGTGTATGCCGACTCGGGCAACTTTGAGCGCTGCATCAGCCTGTGGAAATACGCTTTAGACATGCAGCAGAGTAACCTGGACCCTCTCAGCCCCATGACGGCCTCCAGTTTCCTGTCCTTCGCCGAGCTCTTCTCGTTCGTTCTCCAAGACCGGGCCAAAGGCACCCTATCGACGCACATCACCTTCCACGACCTGATGACCGTGCTGGGGAAGAGTGTGAGGGAGGTAGAGAGGGCTGTGGCCCAGAGTGACAACCCGCCAGAAGCCCCTCAGTTCACCAAAGCCCTCTCCATCATCCTCCACCTCATCTTCctgctggagaagctggagtGCGGCCCCGAGCAGGAGCACCAGAAGAAGCACACCGTGTACCGGCTGTTGAAGCTCAACCCCAGAGGCCGGAGCGGCTTCACCCCGCTCCACATGGCCGTGGACAAGGAAACCACGTCGGTGGGCCGCTACCCGGTCGGCCGCTTCCCCTCCCAGGTggtggcggcgctgctgctAGAGTGCGGCGCGGACATCGACGCCCGTGACTGTGAGAACAACACGCCGCTGCACGTCGCCGCCAACAACAACTGTCCCGAGATCATGGCGATACTGATGAAGGCCGGGGCTCACTTCGACGCCACGAACGCACAGAGGAAGACGGCGTACGAGTTGCTGgatgagcagagcagcgggCATCCGGCCATCTACCCGCTGAACTACGTCACCCTTCAGTGCCTGGCGGCACGTGCCATCGAGAAGCACAGACTGCCCTACAGGGGACTAATCTCCGAGGAGATGGAGGCTTTCATCGAGCTGCACTGA